Proteins from one Streptomyces roseifaciens genomic window:
- a CDS encoding metal-dependent hydrolase gives MMGPAHSLSGAAAWLGVGAAVAAAGHPMPWPVLVVGTLICAGAALAPDLDHKSATISRAFGPISRVLCGIIDKLSHSVYKATRGHGDPRRNGGHRTLTHTWLWAVLIGGGASALAVTGGRWAVLGILFVHLVLAVEGLLWRAARTSSDVLVWLLGATSAWILAGVLNEPGNGADWLFSDPGQEYLWLGLPIVLGALVHDIGDALTVSGCPILWPIPVGRKRWYPVGPPKAMRFRAGSWVELKVLMPAFLFLGGLGGLGALEFI, from the coding sequence ATGATGGGACCGGCGCACTCGCTCTCGGGAGCGGCCGCCTGGCTGGGAGTGGGGGCGGCGGTGGCCGCAGCCGGCCACCCGATGCCCTGGCCGGTGCTCGTCGTCGGCACCCTGATCTGCGCCGGAGCGGCTCTCGCCCCCGACCTCGACCACAAGTCGGCGACGATATCGCGGGCCTTCGGCCCGATATCGCGCGTGCTGTGCGGCATCATCGACAAGCTCTCGCACTCGGTCTACAAGGCCACCCGCGGGCACGGCGATCCGCGCCGCAACGGCGGACACCGCACCCTCACCCACACCTGGCTCTGGGCCGTCCTGATCGGTGGCGGGGCCTCGGCGCTGGCTGTGACCGGCGGCCGCTGGGCCGTGCTCGGCATCCTCTTCGTCCACCTGGTGCTCGCCGTCGAAGGACTCCTGTGGCGCGCCGCCCGCACCTCCAGCGACGTCCTCGTCTGGCTCCTCGGCGCCACCAGCGCCTGGATACTGGCCGGCGTCCTGAACGAGCCGGGCAACGGTGCCGACTGGCTCTTCTCCGACCCGGGCCAGGAGTACCTGTGGCTGGGCCTGCCGATCGTCCTCGGCGCCCTGGTGCACGACATCGGCGACGCGCTCACCGTCTCCGGCTGCCCGATCCTGTGGCCCATACCCGTCGGCCGCAAGCGCTGGTATCCCGTCGGGCCGCCGAAGGCCATGCGCTTCCGGGCGGGCAGCTGGGTGGAGCTCAAGGTCCTCATGCCCGCGTTCCTGTTCCTCGGCGGCCTGGGCGGGCTGGGCGCCCTGGAGTTCATCTGA
- a CDS encoding ABC transporter ATP-binding protein: MIGVAPPAHDPAAPESATTLPVAAPATVRAYVSTLLRRHRRAFVVLVAVNAVAVTASMVGPYLLGGMVEDLAAGAREVHLGRTLSLFAVALAVQTVFVHMVRLRGSVLGEEILADLREDFLVRSVGLPPGVLERAGTGDLLSRITTDIDRLANAMREAVPQLAIGFVWAALLLGALTVTAPPLALCVLVAVPVLVIGCRWYFRRAPGAYRSEAAGYAAVAASLTETVDAGRTVEAHRLGERRVALSDHRIASWTQWERYTLWLRSVLFPVINVTHSLVFGSVLIIGGVFVLQGWVTVGQLTTGALFAQMLVEPVGLILRWYDELQIAQVSLARLVGVREIGGDGADDGAEPEGREVRADEVRFGYLEGNDVLHGVSLAVRPGSRVALVGPSGAGKSTLGRLLAGIYAPRSGAVTLGGAELARMPAERVRRHVALVNQEHHVFVGSLRDNLLLARTAAEDGELWSALTAVDADGWARALDAGLDTEVGSGGLALTPAQAQQIALARLVLADPHTLVLDEATSLLDPRAARHLERSLATVLEGRTVVAIAHRLHTAHDADVIAVAEDGRISELGSHDELVAAGGTYAALWRSWHR; encoded by the coding sequence ATGATCGGCGTGGCACCACCGGCGCACGACCCCGCGGCGCCGGAATCGGCGACCACCCTCCCGGTCGCCGCGCCCGCGACCGTCCGGGCCTACGTGAGCACGCTGCTCCGCAGGCACCGCAGGGCGTTCGTCGTACTGGTGGCGGTGAACGCCGTCGCCGTGACCGCCTCCATGGTGGGTCCCTATCTGCTGGGCGGCATGGTGGAGGACCTGGCGGCGGGTGCGCGGGAGGTTCATCTGGGGCGCACGCTCTCACTGTTCGCCGTCGCGCTCGCCGTGCAGACGGTGTTCGTGCACATGGTGCGGCTGCGCGGGTCGGTGCTCGGCGAGGAGATCCTGGCGGATCTGCGCGAGGACTTCCTCGTGCGGTCGGTGGGGCTGCCGCCGGGCGTCCTGGAGCGGGCCGGCACCGGCGACCTGCTGTCGCGGATCACCACCGACATCGACCGGCTGGCCAATGCCATGCGCGAGGCCGTGCCCCAGCTGGCGATCGGCTTCGTGTGGGCGGCGCTGCTGCTGGGAGCGCTGACGGTCACCGCGCCGCCGCTCGCACTGTGCGTGCTGGTCGCGGTGCCCGTGCTCGTCATCGGCTGCCGCTGGTACTTCCGCCGGGCGCCGGGCGCCTACCGTTCGGAGGCCGCGGGGTACGCGGCGGTCGCGGCGTCGCTCACCGAGACCGTCGACGCGGGGCGGACCGTCGAGGCGCACCGGCTGGGCGAGCGTCGCGTGGCGCTCTCCGACCACCGGATCGCCTCCTGGACCCAGTGGGAGCGGTACACCCTGTGGCTGCGCTCGGTCCTCTTCCCCGTGATCAACGTGACCCACTCGCTGGTCTTCGGCTCCGTGCTGATCATCGGTGGTGTCTTCGTGCTCCAGGGCTGGGTCACCGTCGGGCAGCTGACGACCGGCGCGCTGTTCGCGCAGATGCTCGTCGAGCCGGTCGGCCTGATCCTGCGCTGGTACGACGAGCTCCAGATCGCACAGGTGTCACTCGCCCGGCTGGTGGGGGTCCGCGAGATCGGCGGGGACGGCGCGGACGACGGCGCGGAGCCCGAGGGCCGGGAGGTGCGGGCGGACGAGGTGCGGTTCGGCTACCTGGAGGGCAACGACGTCCTGCACGGCGTCTCCCTCGCGGTCCGGCCGGGGAGCCGGGTGGCGCTGGTCGGCCCGTCCGGCGCGGGAAAGTCGACACTGGGCCGGCTGCTGGCCGGGATCTACGCACCGCGCTCGGGCGCGGTGACGCTCGGCGGCGCGGAGCTCGCGCGGATGCCTGCGGAGCGGGTGCGCCGCCATGTGGCCCTGGTCAATCAGGAGCACCACGTCTTCGTCGGGTCCCTGCGCGACAACCTGCTGCTGGCGCGGACGGCGGCCGAGGACGGCGAGCTGTGGTCGGCCCTGACGGCGGTGGACGCCGACGGCTGGGCGCGTGCGCTCGATGCCGGGCTGGACACGGAGGTGGGTTCGGGCGGGCTCGCGCTCACCCCGGCCCAGGCCCAGCAGATCGCGCTGGCCCGGCTCGTCCTGGCGGATCCGCACACGCTGGTGCTGGACGAGGCGACCTCCCTGCTGGACCCGCGCGCGGCCCGGCACCTGGAGCGCTCGCTGGCGACGGTGCTGGAGGGACGCACCGTGGTGGCCATCGCGCACCGGCTGCACACCGCCCACGACGCGGATGTGATCGCGGTGGCGGAGGACGGCCGGATCTCCGAGCTGGGCAGCCACGACGAGCTGGTCGCGGCGGGGGGTACGTACGCGGCGCTGTGGCGCTCCTGGCACCGCTAG
- a CDS encoding ABC transporter transmembrane domain-containing protein: protein MQIRDLPYTDPGRPDTRSGPRLLLWLGRHQLAGQAKAMAWGVVHMAAVAALPVALGIAVQAVVDRSGARLALAGGLMVLLGGLVALGDTMLHRTAVTNWITAAARVQQLLARKTAELGATLTRQVAAGEVVAVSTGDVEKIGWFVEALSRFGSALFTTLFVCVALVVYQPALGTVVALAVPALVLAVLPLLPPATRRADEQRDKAGYATELASDTVAGLRVLRGIGGEELFLDRYRRASQEVRRAAVRSARMWALIAAVQVLLPGLLLIAVVGYGVGLVQDGRVGVGELVTVYGLVTFLLFPLRVFEEIAMAYSFSRPSAERAARVLSLGRIARTGAGEGPAEVPAGDLYDPESGLSAPAGRLTAVVCGDPDAAGRLADRLGGHAAAGAEGVPSALLGGIALDGLPLETARTAVLVQDKDPVLLSGTLAELLDVPASGAVPAEAALAAAQCGDVLTALAQASPDASKDPMRTRITERGRSLSGGQRQRLALARSLVTDPQVLVLDEPTSAVDSHTEARIADGLRALRQGRTTVVFSSSPLLLDRADRVVFVQEGRAVAVGTHRGLLRDDPAYRAVVTRETDPVARPAGELDAELTELGESEQIEESA from the coding sequence ATGCAGATCCGCGACCTTCCGTATACCGATCCCGGCCGGCCCGACACCAGGTCGGGACCGCGATTACTGCTCTGGCTCGGGCGGCATCAGCTGGCCGGCCAGGCGAAGGCCATGGCGTGGGGCGTGGTGCACATGGCCGCCGTGGCCGCGCTGCCGGTGGCCCTCGGCATCGCCGTCCAGGCCGTGGTCGACCGCTCCGGCGCCCGGCTCGCCCTGGCGGGCGGGCTGATGGTGCTGCTGGGCGGTCTCGTGGCGCTGGGCGACACGATGCTGCACCGCACGGCCGTCACCAACTGGATCACGGCCGCGGCGCGCGTGCAGCAGCTTCTGGCCCGCAAGACGGCCGAGTTGGGTGCCACGCTGACCCGTCAGGTCGCGGCCGGCGAGGTCGTCGCGGTGTCGACGGGTGACGTCGAGAAAATCGGCTGGTTCGTGGAGGCGCTGTCGCGCTTCGGCTCCGCACTGTTCACGACGCTGTTCGTGTGCGTGGCCCTGGTGGTCTACCAGCCGGCCCTCGGCACGGTCGTCGCGCTGGCGGTGCCCGCCCTGGTCCTGGCCGTGCTGCCCCTGCTGCCGCCCGCGACGAGACGGGCCGACGAGCAGCGTGACAAGGCGGGGTACGCCACGGAGCTGGCCTCGGACACCGTGGCCGGACTGCGCGTGCTGCGCGGCATCGGCGGCGAGGAGCTGTTCCTGGACCGCTACCGGCGCGCCTCCCAGGAGGTGCGCCGTGCTGCCGTGCGCAGTGCCCGGATGTGGGCGCTGATCGCGGCGGTCCAGGTGCTGCTGCCCGGACTGCTGCTGATCGCGGTGGTCGGCTACGGGGTCGGGCTGGTCCAGGACGGCCGGGTGGGCGTCGGGGAACTGGTCACCGTCTACGGCCTGGTCACCTTCCTCCTCTTCCCGCTCAGGGTGTTCGAAGAGATCGCCATGGCCTATTCCTTCTCCCGGCCGTCAGCGGAGCGCGCGGCCCGCGTGCTGTCGCTGGGGCGTATCGCACGGACCGGAGCAGGCGAGGGTCCCGCGGAGGTGCCGGCAGGTGACCTGTACGACCCGGAGAGCGGGTTGTCGGCACCGGCAGGCCGGCTGACCGCGGTGGTGTGCGGCGACCCGGACGCGGCCGGCCGGCTGGCCGACCGGCTGGGCGGGCACGCCGCGGCGGGGGCCGAGGGGGTGCCCTCGGCGCTGCTCGGCGGCATCGCGCTGGACGGGCTGCCGCTGGAGACGGCCCGCACCGCGGTGCTCGTCCAGGACAAGGACCCGGTGCTGCTGTCGGGGACGCTCGCCGAGTTGCTGGACGTGCCGGCCTCCGGAGCCGTCCCGGCCGAGGCCGCGCTGGCGGCGGCACAGTGCGGTGACGTGCTGACCGCTCTCGCACAGGCCTCCCCGGACGCTTCCAAGGACCCCATGCGGACCCGCATCACCGAGCGGGGGCGCTCGCTGTCGGGTGGACAGCGGCAGCGGCTGGCGCTGGCCCGGTCGCTGGTCACCGACCCGCAGGTGCTGGTGCTCGACGAGCCGACGTCGGCGGTCGACTCGCACACCGAGGCCCGGATCGCCGACGGCCTGCGGGCGCTGCGGCAGGGCCGTACGACGGTGGTGTTCTCCTCCAGCCCGCTGCTGCTCGACCGGGCGGACCGCGTGGTGTTCGTCCAGGAGGGCCGCGCGGTGGCGGTGGGAACGCACCGCGGACTCCTGCGGGACGACCCCGCGTACCGCGCGGTGGTCACGCGGGAGACGGACCCCGTCGCGCGGCCCGCGGGGGAACTGGACGCGGAGCTCACCGAGCTCGGCGAGAGCGAACAGATCGAGGAGTCGGCATGA
- a CDS encoding peptide-N4-asparagine amidase: MRRLLLALCAATAGLVLGMGPALAAGPPTEFGTDWHDPITAGPPVATPGTKACTVTVADTEFRDYTPYKSTYLPPKGCGDRWNKVVLRLDGAVAGRQYDRLGYLQVGGVEILRTSTPEPSPEGITWHVEKDVTRYAATFRDKQPVEMLIGNLVNETYTGVIKVKATLTFYAAEGRAGAAHTPDKVLTLDGAHTTGTSYEGLLTTPRNSERIVAEVYATGSGGGCEEFWYLTVPDAAPYSCKAKDGPYREVQVSVDGKLAGIAAPFPTVWTGGWSNPFLWYVIPGPRAFDVRPVEYDLTPFAGQLNDGKAHRVTISVAGVPEGQSGWSTPTNILVWQDAGATRVTGALTGHEAGAPANTVAYEPGKEHRLKADGGHSLTVSGYVDTSHGRVTTTVARKVAAASTHSWTDGESKDALQARWTDDENVKVAGHGPATTTRAHRVYSMDGEISIGAGDRLRTVMRMGDRSDSVTLRAGKRLGWSLMDDTYTGDAAYNQNVPRDQRHATGVSRERYRLLGPGTCYDRTLATAQGELTEDRRSC; the protein is encoded by the coding sequence ATGAGACGACTGTTGCTCGCGCTGTGCGCCGCGACCGCCGGTCTGGTGCTGGGCATGGGCCCCGCCCTGGCCGCGGGCCCGCCGACCGAGTTCGGCACCGACTGGCACGACCCGATCACCGCCGGCCCGCCGGTGGCCACGCCCGGCACCAAGGCCTGCACGGTCACCGTCGCCGACACCGAGTTCCGCGACTACACGCCCTACAAGAGCACCTACCTGCCGCCCAAGGGCTGCGGCGACCGCTGGAACAAGGTCGTCCTGCGGCTCGACGGGGCCGTCGCCGGACGGCAGTACGACCGCCTGGGCTATCTGCAGGTCGGCGGCGTGGAGATCCTGCGCACCTCCACCCCGGAGCCCTCGCCCGAGGGCATCACCTGGCACGTCGAGAAGGACGTCACCCGCTACGCGGCCACCTTCCGGGACAAGCAGCCCGTCGAGATGCTCATCGGCAACCTGGTGAACGAAACCTACACGGGCGTCATCAAGGTCAAGGCGACGCTGACCTTCTACGCCGCCGAGGGGCGGGCCGGGGCGGCACATACGCCGGACAAGGTGCTCACTCTGGACGGCGCGCACACCACAGGTACGTCCTATGAGGGGCTGTTGACCACTCCGCGCAACAGCGAGCGGATCGTGGCCGAGGTGTACGCGACCGGCTCGGGCGGTGGCTGCGAGGAGTTCTGGTACCTGACCGTGCCGGACGCGGCGCCGTACTCGTGCAAGGCCAAGGACGGCCCGTACCGCGAGGTCCAGGTCTCCGTGGACGGCAAACTCGCCGGGATCGCCGCGCCCTTCCCCACCGTATGGACGGGCGGCTGGTCCAACCCCTTCCTGTGGTACGTCATTCCGGGCCCGCGGGCCTTCGACGTCCGGCCGGTGGAGTACGACCTGACGCCCTTCGCGGGGCAGCTGAACGACGGGAAGGCGCACCGGGTCACCATCTCGGTGGCCGGCGTGCCGGAGGGGCAGAGCGGCTGGAGCACGCCGACCAACATCCTGGTCTGGCAGGACGCCGGGGCGACCCGGGTCACCGGGGCCCTCACCGGGCACGAGGCGGGTGCACCCGCGAACACGGTCGCCTACGAACCGGGCAAGGAGCACCGGCTGAAGGCCGACGGCGGGCACTCCCTGACGGTCTCCGGCTACGTCGACACCTCGCACGGAAGGGTGACCACCACCGTCGCCCGCAAGGTCGCCGCGGCGTCCACCCACAGCTGGACCGACGGCGAGTCGAAGGACGCCCTTCAGGCCCGCTGGACCGACGACGAGAACGTCAAGGTGGCCGGCCACGGACCCGCCACGACGACCCGCGCCCACCGGGTCTACAGCATGGACGGCGAGATCAGCATCGGCGCGGGCGACCGGCTGCGGACCGTGATGAGGATGGGGGACCGCTCCGACAGCGTCACCCTGCGCGCCGGCAAGCGGCTCGGGTGGTCGCTGATGGACGACACCTACACCGGCGACGCGGCGTACAACCAGAACGTCCCGAGGGACCAGCGGCACGCCACCGGCGTCTCGCGTGAGCGCTACCGCCTCCTCGGTCCGGGGACCTGCTACGACCGGACCCTGGCCACGGCTCAGGGAGAGCTGACGGAGGACAGGCGCTCCTGCTGA
- a CDS encoding MarR family winged helix-turn-helix transcriptional regulator — MTAPDTSGQLAEQLLRLTRRLHRAQKRYLDPVGITPAQSRLLRTVAHYDHPPRMADLAQRLEVVPRAVTTLVDALEAGGSVRRVPDPSNRRVIRIELTDEGRRILRKLREARRAAVEDVLAPLSAEQRSRLGSLLDELMAGPGPAC; from the coding sequence ATGACCGCCCCCGACACGTCCGGACAGCTCGCCGAGCAGTTGCTGCGCCTCACCCGCAGGCTCCACCGGGCCCAGAAGCGCTATCTGGACCCGGTCGGGATCACCCCTGCCCAGTCACGGCTGCTGCGTACCGTCGCGCACTACGACCACCCGCCGCGGATGGCGGATCTCGCGCAGCGCCTGGAGGTCGTGCCGCGGGCAGTGACCACCCTCGTCGACGCCCTGGAGGCCGGCGGCTCGGTGCGCCGGGTGCCGGATCCGTCCAACCGGCGGGTCATCCGCATCGAGCTGACCGACGAGGGCCGCAGGATCCTGAGGAAGCTCAGGGAGGCCCGGCGGGCGGCCGTGGAGGACGTCCTCGCGCCCCTCTCGGCGGAGCAGCGCAGCCGGCTCGGCAGCCTGCTGGACGAACTGATGGCGGGCCCGGGCCCCGCCTGCTGA
- a CDS encoding ABC transporter ATP-binding protein yields the protein MRHDEENWTPPPADPEQPAQVRRILRLFRPYRGRLALVGLLVAASSLVSVASPFLLREILDTAIPQGRTGLLSLLALGMIAAAVVNSVFGVVQTLLSTTVGQRVMHDLRAAVYDRLQRMPLAFFTRTRTGEVQSRIANDIGGMQATVTSTATSLVSNLTSVVATVVAMLALDWRLTVVSLLLLPVFVMISRRVGRERKKITSQRQKQMAVMAAMVTESLSVSGILLGRTMGRADSLTRSFAKESERLVGLEVRASMAGRWRMSTIGIVMAAMPAVIYWAAGIALQTGGPGISIGTLVAFVSLQQGMFRPAVSLLSTGVQMQTSLALFQRIFEYLDLPVDIAEPKKPVRLEKVRGEVRFEKVAFSYDAPGSREPSAPTLSGIDLTVPAGGSLAVVGPTGSGKSTLSYLVPRLYDVTGGRVLLDGVDVRDLDFDTLARAVGVVSQETYLFHASVADNLRFAKPDATDEEIRSAARAAQIHDHIAALPDGYDTLVGERGYRFSGGEKQRLAIARTILRDPPVLILDEATSALDTRTEHAVQEAIDALSAGRTTITIAHRLSTVHDADRIVVLDRGRVTEQGTHEELLAEDGHYAALVSRDAGRATAGAVTG from the coding sequence ATGCGTCACGACGAAGAGAACTGGACCCCACCGCCCGCCGATCCGGAGCAGCCCGCCCAGGTGCGGCGCATCCTCCGGCTGTTCCGCCCCTACCGAGGCAGGCTCGCCCTCGTCGGCCTGCTCGTCGCCGCCTCCTCGCTCGTCTCCGTCGCCTCGCCCTTCCTGCTGCGCGAGATCCTCGACACCGCGATCCCCCAAGGGCGCACGGGGCTGCTGAGCCTCCTCGCGCTCGGGATGATCGCCGCCGCCGTCGTGAACAGCGTCTTCGGCGTCGTGCAGACCCTGCTCTCCACGACGGTCGGCCAGCGCGTCATGCACGACCTGCGCGCCGCCGTCTACGACCGGCTCCAGCGGATGCCGCTCGCCTTCTTCACCCGCACCCGCACCGGCGAGGTGCAGTCCCGCATCGCCAACGACATCGGCGGCATGCAGGCCACCGTCACCTCCACGGCCACGTCGCTCGTCTCCAACCTCACCAGCGTCGTCGCCACCGTGGTCGCGATGCTCGCCCTCGACTGGCGGCTGACCGTCGTCTCGCTGCTCCTGCTGCCGGTGTTCGTGATGATCAGCCGCCGGGTCGGCCGCGAGCGCAAGAAGATCACCTCGCAGCGGCAGAAGCAGATGGCGGTCATGGCCGCCATGGTCACCGAGTCGCTCTCCGTCAGCGGCATCCTCCTCGGCCGCACGATGGGCCGGGCCGACTCCCTGACCCGGTCCTTCGCCAAGGAGTCCGAGCGGCTCGTCGGCCTCGAAGTACGGGCGAGCATGGCCGGGCGCTGGCGGATGTCCACCATCGGCATCGTCATGGCGGCGATGCCCGCCGTCATCTACTGGGCCGCGGGCATCGCCCTGCAGACGGGCGGTCCGGGCATCTCCATCGGCACCCTGGTGGCCTTCGTCTCCCTCCAGCAGGGCATGTTCCGGCCCGCCGTCAGCCTGCTGTCCACGGGCGTGCAGATGCAGACCTCCCTCGCGCTCTTCCAGCGGATCTTCGAATACCTCGACCTCCCGGTGGACATCGCCGAGCCGAAGAAGCCGGTGCGGCTGGAGAAGGTGCGGGGCGAAGTGCGCTTCGAAAAGGTCGCCTTCTCCTACGACGCCCCGGGCTCGCGCGAGCCCTCGGCCCCCACTCTCAGCGGGATCGACCTGACCGTGCCGGCCGGCGGCAGCCTCGCCGTCGTCGGACCGACCGGCTCCGGCAAGAGCACGCTCAGCTATCTCGTGCCCCGCCTCTACGACGTCACCGGCGGCCGCGTCCTGCTCGACGGGGTGGACGTCCGCGACCTCGACTTCGACACCCTGGCCCGGGCGGTCGGCGTGGTCTCCCAGGAGACCTATCTGTTCCACGCCTCCGTCGCGGACAACCTCCGGTTCGCCAAGCCCGACGCGACGGACGAGGAGATCAGATCGGCGGCCCGCGCCGCACAGATCCACGACCACATCGCCGCCCTCCCCGACGGGTACGACACCCTCGTCGGCGAGCGGGGCTACCGCTTCTCCGGCGGTGAGAAGCAGCGCCTGGCCATCGCCCGTACGATCCTGCGCGATCCGCCGGTGCTGATCCTCGACGAGGCGACCAGCGCCCTGGACACCCGCACCGAGCACGCCGTCCAGGAGGCCATCGACGCGCTCTCCGCCGGGCGGACGACCATCACCATCGCCCACCGCCTCTCGACCGTCCACGACGCCGACCGGATCGTCGTCCTCGACCGCGGGCGCGTCACCGAGCAGGGCACCCATGAGGAACTCCTCGCGGAGGACGGGCACTACGCCGCGCTCGTGAGCAGGGACGCGGGCCGTGCGACGGCCGGTGCCGTGACCGGGTAG
- a CDS encoding CaiB/BaiF CoA transferase family protein codes for MKPPLHDVTVVALEQAVAAPFATRQLADLGARVIKIERPGRGDFARDYDRRTKGLSAYFVWVNRGKESVVLDLRTEADRALLDRLLARADVFIQNLGPGAAGRLGLGCEVLRARHPRLITCDVSGYGTEGPYRDKKAYDLLVQCEAGLVSLTGDAAAPARPGISVADIAGGMYAYTGILTALYERERTGEGTALSVSLFDALAEWMGQPYFAEAYGGAPLARSGARHPSISPYGHYRCGDGGQVFLSVQNDREWVALCERVLRQPALIRDPRFADNPLRRAHDEELTAVIEEHFASHTADGVVALLDGAGIANARLRTVAEFADHPQLAARDRWREFGSPAGPLRGLLPPVEVRGREAAMRAVPALGEHTDAVRAEFAEQASSAADSSGPGADQRQAG; via the coding sequence TTGAAGCCGCCTCTGCACGACGTCACGGTCGTCGCCCTCGAACAGGCCGTGGCCGCGCCCTTCGCCACCCGGCAGCTCGCCGACCTCGGCGCACGCGTCATCAAGATCGAGCGGCCGGGGCGCGGGGACTTCGCCCGCGACTACGACCGCAGGACGAAAGGGCTCTCCGCCTATTTCGTGTGGGTCAACCGCGGGAAGGAGAGCGTCGTCCTCGATCTGAGGACCGAGGCCGACCGCGCACTGCTCGACCGCCTCCTCGCCCGCGCCGACGTCTTCATCCAGAACCTGGGCCCCGGCGCGGCCGGGCGGCTGGGCCTCGGCTGCGAGGTGCTGCGCGCCCGGCATCCCCGCCTGATCACCTGCGACGTCTCCGGGTACGGCACGGAGGGCCCGTACCGCGACAAGAAGGCGTACGACCTGCTCGTGCAGTGCGAGGCCGGCCTGGTCTCGCTCACCGGCGACGCCGCCGCCCCCGCCCGCCCCGGCATCTCCGTGGCCGACATAGCAGGCGGCATGTACGCCTACACGGGCATCCTCACCGCTCTCTACGAGCGCGAACGCACCGGCGAGGGCACGGCGCTTTCCGTCTCGCTCTTCGATGCGCTCGCGGAGTGGATGGGGCAGCCGTATTTCGCGGAGGCCTACGGCGGCGCACCGCTGGCCCGCAGCGGCGCACGGCACCCGTCCATCTCCCCCTACGGCCATTACCGCTGCGGCGACGGCGGGCAGGTGTTCCTGAGCGTGCAGAACGACCGGGAGTGGGTGGCCCTGTGCGAACGCGTGCTGCGGCAGCCCGCGCTGATCCGCGATCCCCGTTTCGCGGACAATCCCCTGCGCCGGGCTCACGACGAGGAGCTCACCGCCGTCATCGAGGAGCACTTCGCTTCCCACACCGCGGACGGTGTGGTGGCCCTGCTCGACGGAGCGGGCATCGCGAACGCCCGGCTGCGGACGGTCGCCGAGTTCGCGGACCATCCGCAGCTCGCGGCGCGCGACCGGTGGCGCGAGTTCGGCTCCCCAGCCGGTCCGCTCCGCGGGCTGCTCCCGCCGGTGGAGGTGAGAGGGCGGGAGGCGGCCATGCGAGCGGTACCGGCGCTGGGCGAACACACGGACGCCGTCCGTGCGGAGTTCGCCGAGCAGGCATCCTCTGCTGCGGACTCCTCCGGACCCGGGGCGGATCAGCGGCAGGCAGGCTGA
- a CDS encoding LutC/YkgG family protein produces the protein MSSGPSSGSSRERILGRVRQALADVPPSEQPGEHPVPRDYATQHGEHTHSATVGLLAENLADYRARVHRTEAPGLPALLARLLAERGARRVVVPPALPDGWLATAPVELVRDSPALTARELDSIDSVVTGCALAIAETGTVVLDAGPDQGSRRITLVPDHHLCVVRTDDQVVSSVPQALRRLAPARPLTWISGPSATSDIELERVEGVHGPRTLEVILVAGDPREL, from the coding sequence ATGAGCAGCGGGCCGAGCAGCGGGTCGAGCAGGGAACGGATCCTCGGCCGGGTGCGGCAGGCGCTTGCCGACGTGCCCCCGTCGGAGCAGCCGGGGGAACACCCGGTCCCGCGTGACTACGCCACGCAGCACGGCGAGCACACGCATTCCGCAACCGTCGGCCTTCTGGCGGAGAATCTGGCGGACTACCGCGCACGCGTCCACCGCACGGAAGCGCCCGGCCTGCCCGCGCTCCTCGCCCGCCTGCTCGCCGAACGGGGCGCGCGCCGGGTGGTCGTACCGCCCGCCCTTCCGGACGGCTGGCTTGCCACGGCCCCGGTCGAGCTCGTCCGCGACTCCCCAGCCCTGACGGCCCGTGAACTGGATTCCATCGACAGCGTGGTGACCGGCTGTGCGCTGGCGATCGCCGAGACCGGGACCGTCGTGCTCGATGCGGGCCCGGATCAGGGGAGCCGGCGCATCACCCTCGTACCGGACCATCACCTCTGCGTGGTGCGGACCGACGACCAAGTGGTCTCCTCCGTGCCGCAGGCCCTCCGGCGGCTGGCCCCGGCACGGCCCCTGACCTGGATCTCGGGACCGTCGGCGACGAGCGACATCGAGCTGGAGCGGGTCGAGGGCGTCCACGGGCCGCGCACCCTGGAGGTGATCCTGGTGGCGGGCGATCCACGCGAGCTGTGA